In a single window of the Rattus norvegicus strain BN/NHsdMcwi chromosome 6, GRCr8, whole genome shotgun sequence genome:
- the Serpina11 gene encoding serpin A11 isoform 2 precursor (isoform 2 precursor is encoded by transcript variant 2) gives MGPVWLWLLIAELLLPVHYQPSSAHGDKSLGAPQPASHQSLEPAPAYHKVTPTITNFALRLYKQLAEEIPGNILFSPVSLSSTVALLSLGAHADTQAQILQSLGFNLTETPAADIHRGFQSLLHTLDLPSPKLELKLGHSLFLDRQLKPQQRFLDSAKELYGALAFSANFTEAAATGQQINDLVRKQTYGQVVGCLPEFDRDTLMVLLNYIFFKAKWKHPFDRYQTRKQESFFVDQRLQLRIPMMRQKEMHRFLYDQEASCTVLQIEYSGTALLLLVLPDPGKMQQVEAALQPETLRRWGQRFLPSLLDLHLPRFSVSATYNLEEILPLVGLSSLFDVEADLSGIMGQLNKTVSRVSHKAVVDMNEKGTEAAAASGLLSQPPSLNMTSAPHAHFNRPFLLLLWEVTTQSLLFLGKVVNPAAG, from the exons ATGGGGCCAGTGTGGCTGTGGCTGCTGATAGCtgagctcctgcttcctgtccatTATCAGCCATCTTCTGCCCATGGAGATAAGAGTCTAGGGGCACCTCAACCAGCCAGCCACCAGTCCCTGGAGCCAGCACCCGCCTATCACAAAGTCACACCCACCATTACTAATTTTGCTTTGCGCCTATACAAGCAACTAGCAGAGGAAATACCAGGGAACATCCTCTTCTCCCCCGTGAGCCTCTCCAGCACCGTGGCTCTGCTCTCTCTCGGGGCACATGCTGACACCCAGGCTCAAATTCTGCAAAGCTTGGGCTTCAACCTCACAGAGACCCCAGCAGCTGACATCCATCGGGGCTTCCAGAGCCTCCTGCACACGCTTGACTTGCCCAGCCCCAAACTGGAACTGAAACTGGGGCACTCTCTGTTCCTTGACAGGCAGCTAAAGCCTCAGCAACGCTTTCTGGACAGTGCCAAGGAGCTGTATGGAGCCCTGGCTTTTTCCGCCAATTTCACAGAAGCAGCTGCCACAGGGCAGCAGATCAATGACCTAGTGAGGAAGCAGACCTATGGGCAGGTGGTGGGCTGTCTCCCAGAGTTCGATCGTGACACCCTTATGGTTCTCTTGAACTATATCTTCTTCAAAG CCAAGTGGAAGCATCCCTTTGATCGCTACCAGACCCGGAAGCAGGAGAGCTTCTTCGTGGACCAGAGGCTGCAGCTCCGCATTCCCATGATGCGGCAGAAGGAAATGCATAGGTTCCTGTACGACCAGGAGGCATCGTGCACTGTGCTGCAAATCGAGTACAGCGGCACCGCCTTGCTGCTGCTGGTCCTCCCTGACCCTGGGAAGATGCAGCAGGTAGAGGCTGCCCTCCAGCCAGAGACACTGAGAAGGTGGGGCCAGCGGTTCCTGCCCAG TCTGTTGGATTTGCACCTGCCACGGTTTTCAGTTTCTGCAACCTACAACCTGGAAGAGATCCTGCCCCTCGTTGGCCTCAGCAGCCTCTTTGACGTGGAAGCCGACCTATCAGGAATTATGGGGCAGCTCAACAAAACTGTCTCCAGG GTATCGCACAAGGCCGTCGTGGACATGAACGAGAAGGGAACTGAGGCCGCAGCTGCCTCTGGCCTGCTCTCCCAGCCCCCATCCCTGAACATGACGTCAGCCCCACACGCCCACTTTAACAGGcccttcctgcttctgctctggGAGGTGACCACCCAGAGCCTGCTCTTCCTAGGGAAAGTAGTCAACCCAGCTGCTGGGTAA
- the Serpina11 gene encoding serpin A11 isoform 1 precursor (isoform 1 precursor is encoded by transcript variant 1) produces the protein MGPVWLWLLIAELLLPVHYQPSSAHGDKSLGAPQPASHQSLEPAPAYHKVTPTITNFALRLYKQLAEEIPGNILFSPVSLSSTVALLSLGAHADTQAQILQSLGFNLTETPAADIHRGFQSLLHTLDLPSPKLELKLGHSLFLDRQLKPQQRFLDSAKELYGALAFSANFTEAAATGQQINDLVRKQTYGQVVGCLPEFDRDTLMVLLNYIFFKAKWKHPFDRYQTRKQESFFVDQRLQLRIPMMRQKEMHRFLYDQEASCTVLQIEYSGTALLLLVLPDPGKMQQVEAALQPETLRRWGQRFLPRKAQAGGAGNGGLHWDRVNEFPQNRVGKLSLKHLQMTQTWSLLDLHLPRFSVSATYNLEEILPLVGLSSLFDVEADLSGIMGQLNKTVSRVSHKAVVDMNEKGTEAAAASGLLSQPPSLNMTSAPHAHFNRPFLLLLWEVTTQSLLFLGKVVNPAAG, from the exons ATGGGGCCAGTGTGGCTGTGGCTGCTGATAGCtgagctcctgcttcctgtccatTATCAGCCATCTTCTGCCCATGGAGATAAGAGTCTAGGGGCACCTCAACCAGCCAGCCACCAGTCCCTGGAGCCAGCACCCGCCTATCACAAAGTCACACCCACCATTACTAATTTTGCTTTGCGCCTATACAAGCAACTAGCAGAGGAAATACCAGGGAACATCCTCTTCTCCCCCGTGAGCCTCTCCAGCACCGTGGCTCTGCTCTCTCTCGGGGCACATGCTGACACCCAGGCTCAAATTCTGCAAAGCTTGGGCTTCAACCTCACAGAGACCCCAGCAGCTGACATCCATCGGGGCTTCCAGAGCCTCCTGCACACGCTTGACTTGCCCAGCCCCAAACTGGAACTGAAACTGGGGCACTCTCTGTTCCTTGACAGGCAGCTAAAGCCTCAGCAACGCTTTCTGGACAGTGCCAAGGAGCTGTATGGAGCCCTGGCTTTTTCCGCCAATTTCACAGAAGCAGCTGCCACAGGGCAGCAGATCAATGACCTAGTGAGGAAGCAGACCTATGGGCAGGTGGTGGGCTGTCTCCCAGAGTTCGATCGTGACACCCTTATGGTTCTCTTGAACTATATCTTCTTCAAAG CCAAGTGGAAGCATCCCTTTGATCGCTACCAGACCCGGAAGCAGGAGAGCTTCTTCGTGGACCAGAGGCTGCAGCTCCGCATTCCCATGATGCGGCAGAAGGAAATGCATAGGTTCCTGTACGACCAGGAGGCATCGTGCACTGTGCTGCAAATCGAGTACAGCGGCACCGCCTTGCTGCTGCTGGTCCTCCCTGACCCTGGGAAGATGCAGCAGGTAGAGGCTGCCCTCCAGCCAGAGACACTGAGAAGGTGGGGCCAGCGGTTCCTGCCCAG AAAAGCTCAGGCAGGTGGAGCAGGCAATGGCGGCTTGCACTGGGACCGGGTCAATGAATTCCCGCAAAATAGAGTTGGGAAACTGAGCCTGAAGCACCTGCAGATGACTCAAACGTGGAG TCTGTTGGATTTGCACCTGCCACGGTTTTCAGTTTCTGCAACCTACAACCTGGAAGAGATCCTGCCCCTCGTTGGCCTCAGCAGCCTCTTTGACGTGGAAGCCGACCTATCAGGAATTATGGGGCAGCTCAACAAAACTGTCTCCAGG GTATCGCACAAGGCCGTCGTGGACATGAACGAGAAGGGAACTGAGGCCGCAGCTGCCTCTGGCCTGCTCTCCCAGCCCCCATCCCTGAACATGACGTCAGCCCCACACGCCCACTTTAACAGGcccttcctgcttctgctctggGAGGTGACCACCCAGAGCCTGCTCTTCCTAGGGAAAGTAGTCAACCCAGCTGCTGGGTAA